Genomic segment of Synechococcus sp. A15-28:
TCCATTACACAAAGCATCAACAAAAGATGCCTGATCAAGGTAATAACAGGACCAGAAAGAGCCAAATCACTCCTCCTTGCGATTTTTTATAGGCAACCAATCCTCTGTGTAGGTGGTCTTCCACCTTGCTTTTCTCCACCTTGCCAACATGACCTCTCCCCCATACCTCTTGATGAGGTCATGGAGCGTTATGCCACCAAGGTCACAACCATCAACGGGACAAGCAAGGATAAAGGTATCGCCTTTACGGGCATATCCCATAACCGCTTTGTGCTTCCCGCACCTTGGGCACACACACCTGTATGTTTCTTTCCCATTGAAGTTGTCTCTTCGTTTAATCCCATTCAATCTGTGAGACATCTCCAAAAAGAATGGATACTCAATATGCAAATCTGTTCTGAACTTGTATCCCATAAGATTACTCCTATTGTTACTGATTGCTAACATTCAGCTGTATTTAACACCCAAACTCTTATAGATAGAGTGGGCATGTGATTTTTGGACTCTTAAAGAACTTAGAGGCCCTTAAGGGTCGCCATAAAGAGTCCCCTTAAAGGCCAAAAGACATAAATACAAAAAGAATGTCATTTAAAATGTAGATACCTTGTGCATCTAAGACGTATTCCAAAGAGAGGCACTACTGCCCTTGTTATCATCCATAGCAAATCTATTTACCAAATCATGAGCATTAAGACACCAACTAAGCAAGATACTTTTACTATCTCCTACCAAAGACAAGAAGCAAAGAAGGTGATAGGAATGGAATATGAGTTAATGGAGCACTTTGGTTTTAACCGATCACAACTCCATAAGAACCTAGTCAGAGATGCCTACAGAAAAATGTCGATGCTTTGATCAAAATAATACCGAAGTCACGAACAACAATCAGTAGAGTTGGATATGAATGATATGCAGCTGATCTTCTATACTGTTGTAATCCTGAATTTTTTGCATTAGAGGAATCATACTTTCCTCTTTTACATTCCACGTAGTTGTAACGCCGCCATTACTCCCCTGCCATTCAGCACCATCACCAAGACTTTTCATAATATCGTCAATATCATCCCTTTCATCCAGAAAGATCTTTTGACGCTTCTCTTCGTCAGCAAAAACGGCAATTAAATCTTCGGTCTTGTTGTCATAATCACAATAAAGACAAAGGCAATAGGTCCTGGAATTCGTTTTAGACATAATAAATAATTAGAAATACGCTTGGTATCGAAATTTACCGATTCAATCTCGAAAGAAACTTGCTAGAAATCAATTGCAGACAAGAGCGCCCGAGGAGCGAAGGCTTAGAGGGCAAAAGGTATTTAGTTTGTATCAAGCGGAAGGATGAATCCTTTATTTCGATGAGTTGATTATAGCACTTTTTCACTAAAAGAGCAACATTCAAACCTTCATGCTTACCCATTGGCCTTCTTCCTACTTGTTAGTCCTGGGCAATGACTCCATAGCAATCCATCTATTCAGCGTTAAAAGAAGCACCCCTTATCCAGGTCAGTGAGGCGAAGGATAATGCTCAAGGCACCATCCAGTCGTCTTCTCCCATCTCAACGCCTGCAAGGAGTTCAGCCGCAGCAGCGATCTTTCCTTGATCACTGATCCAGTGAGCGGCAGCATCAAACTGCCGCTTGTTCATGCGCTCAAGACCTACCTCCCTGTGCAGATCGCTGAACTCTTGGGCACAACGCAGCATCAGGCATTTGAGCAGCAGGTAGTGGTCGTCAATGGAGGAGTCCTCGAATACCTCCCTCACGATCCCGTTGGCGACTGAGCTGTAGTACTGCTTGGTCGTTTTTTTATATGCCTTTTTCTTAGCAGCAGACTTCTGTGCTTTACGAAGCAGGTGCTCCAGGTCCTTGTCGGATGGAACGAGGTTGTCGTCTGCACTTCTCATCAGATGCACAACCCATACTGCTGGAGCAGTTCTCCCCACTGCTCTAGAAACTCCCAACGTTCATCGAGATATTCAGCACCGTCATAGGCCTTGCCACAAGCACCTTTAGGCAGATGCCCCATCTGACGCTCAATCACCACCTCTCGTGCCTTGAGGACATCGACTCCATAGGTGCGGGCAACTCTTCTCCAGCCATGAGCTCGCTGTATTCCCCGGTAGCCAAGAGCAATGAGATAACTATTTGGAGCACCAGGATCGAGATGGGGACGTTGACCCACCTGAATTTGGGGGAATACAAAAGTGCCTTTGCCATGCAACTGCTCCATCTGATCCAACAGAGACCGGATAGAAGCCGTCAACGGCACCACATGCTGAATGTCATCGCTTTTCCCCTTTCTGCGCTTCAACCCAGGTGTGTCGCCTGGAATTGCGATGACATCTGGGGTCACCCAGTCCCACTGCAGACGAGTCAAGCTGCCTGCACGCAAAAACGTCAAAAGCATCAACTTTGTTGCCGCAACCGTGGTGGCGTGGACGTTGGGACGATTTAAAGAGATGTCCTCAAGCAATTTGGGGACTTGATCCCACTCCACACAGGGATGATGCTTCGAGCTACTAGTTGGTGAGTCATCACCGACTAAACGAACGGCTGGATTCTCGCCACGACGCATCCAATCCCTGCCTTCAGCGAGATTGAAACACTGCTTTAAAAGGTTTTGACATCGACGAGCCAAATCCCCCTTACCATTCACTCCAATAACATCAATTGCATCCATGACGATCTTCCTCCCACCATTGCTCCATTCAAGTGAACGAATGGGTGTTGACGGGGAGATGATGGTCACCACTTGTTCGAGCTTCAGACGATATTCCCTGACAGTTGCAGGCTTAATGGTGCGCTCTTTAAGCTCTAAAAACTTATCGACAACAAAAGAGAGTACTTTTTCCTCTTGAATTGACTGCTTTTGGATCTTCCAAAAGTCGCCAGGATCTCGGTCATTCTCAAGAGACCATTGCTTGATCTCGCTCCACTTCTGATGGGCAGATACAAGGGTGAATTGACCTGGTTTTTCTCCAAAAACGCCAATCTGGCACTCTTTCGAGACAGGCTTCGATTGGCCTGGAAGCCTCCGCTGCATCCTGCCAACAAAGTAAATACTCCCTTTGCTTGAGCGAGGGTCACGTACGGCAAGCAACCCATTGCCGCAGGCCCGCCGAGTCTTGTGATCCAGGAGAGATAACTCCTGGATCTGCTTCTTGGTTTTGATCATGAGACTTCTCCCTTACGCTACGCAAGAGAGACGCTTCAAATAATCGTCAATATCGTCAACAGCCCAACGCACCATCCGCGAACCAATCTTGAGAGGGCGAGGGAAATCCCCCGCATCCATGCTTCGATAAATCGTGGAGCGAGACATGGAGACCAGGACACTAACCTCTTTCAAGGTCAGCAACTTCTTGTTCAGATTCATAATTAGGACAAGTAAATATAAATTAGCCGGAAACTTTATTGCAATCGATCCGACATTTCTTCTCAATTATATCAATATCTGTCAAAATATGCAACGGACTTGATATCAAACAAGCCTTTGTTCTGGCGTGAATGAGAGTCATTTCGTGTATGTGGGGGAATTTGTGGGGGAAATCCCCTAGGAGCTGCTGGACTTGATGTCTTTCCTTCTCCTGCAGTGCCTCTGTGGATCAGTCGGAATCCCTCCCTCTCCGTTCCGGTCCAGATCCGCGGTTTCAGCTCTCTTCGGAAGGCATGAAATCGCCCAGGGCCCGTGCCAGATCCGGCAAGAGCTGTTCATCCTGAGCGCGGTCACTGCCACTGCCGAAGGCCACGACCATCGTGGGGGGAGCATCCGGCAGCTGCCACCAGGCAGCGTCATGGCGAGCCTGACTCATCCAACCCGCCTTACTCCAGAGACGGCTCGCTGCAGGTAGGCCTTCCCCGAGAAATCCATCCACCTGGTTCTCCGGGTCGGCGCGTCGTTGATCGGGATCCAGGGAACGACTGAGCAGGTCCCGCAAGCGCCGGCAGGCGGGTGGTGACACCACAGCGCCGGTCATCACCGCTTCCAACATCCGGGCCGTGGACGCGGTGCTCAGCGCATTGCGATTGCCATTGTCTGCGCCATAGAACCGTTTTTCCCGGCCGTAGGGCCCATCCCCCCAGGTCTTCTGGCAGCAGTTCACGCCATCGAGCTCCGGCCATTCCAGGGTGGCCAGCCAGTCATTCACCAGCCGTCTCTGGCGCTGCCACAGCTCCCAGCGATCCCCATGCAGCTCGGGACCACTGGTGGTGCCGGTGAGCAGATCCACCACCAATCCCGTGGCGTCATTGCTCGACTCAGCGATCATGTCGCGCATCGCGCGCTTGAGTTCGTCGCTGTCGGGGATGAGATCCCGCTGCTGCCAACGCTCGACGGCCACCGCATAGATCAACTTCACCACGCTGGCGGGGTAAACCCAGCGCTCCTGATTCCAGGAGGCACCGCGGCCCTCACCAGCCTGGGGGCTGACGTCGTCGTAGCGCACCCAGGTCATGGAGAGGCTGTTGCGCAACCCGGGACGACCTGCCGCATCCATCCGGTCGAGCACCGACTCCAGATGGGAAGCCATGGCGGAATCGGGACGGTAGAACGCCATGACGACAGCGACGAGCCATGGCGACGTTAAGCACCCTGCTGGCTCCCGACCTCATGCAACCGGGAACGCAGTGGACCCTGTTGAGCGACGTCAATGGCTATGGGCGTCCCGTGGGCCACAGCCTCACCACCCAGGGCCGCCGTGGTCGCAGCATCCGTCTTTTGGAGTGGAGCAGTGGACGACTGCTGGTGCAGCTGCTGGAGGACGGCTACCGCTGCTGGATGGACCTCAATGACCTGATCGGTCGAGCGGAGCAACGGCCTGATTGGATGCCCACCTTGCTGCCGGCGATGGAAATCCAGCGGCGACTGCCGGCGGTGCTGGCCTGGAGCGAACGCGCCGAACAACAGCCCAACCACTACCTCTGGGGCGGAACCACTGAACCCAACATGGATTGCTCAGGCCTGATGCAATTGGCCTTCGCCAGCGAGGGTGTCTGGATCCCACGAGACGCCTATCAGCAGGAGCGTTTCTGCCAACCGGTGGCCGTTCAGGTGGGTCAACTGCAGCTGCTGCGCCCGGGAGATCTGATTTTCTTTGGTTCAGCACGGCGTTGCTCCCATGTGGGGCTCTATCTGGGCGATGGGTTCTACCGCCACAGCTCCGGCCGGGAGCATGGCCGCGACGGGATCGGCGTCGACAGCCTCCACGCAGCGGACCCCCATCCTGTGGCCAGCCACTATCGGGCGGAACTGAGGGGAGCGGGTCGCGTGATGCGTTGCCACGACGGAACCCCCCTCAGCTGAACCCAGCGGCGGGTCGGCTTAGGTTGCAGCGATCAGTAGACCCTGAGGCATGAGCACACCCCTGGACCTGTCCGTGGTGGTGCCCCTCTACAACGAGGAGGAAAGCCTGCCCCATCTGGTGGAGCAGTTGCTTCAGGCGCTGAGACCCAGCAGCGAACGTTTCGAACTGGTGTTGGTCAACGACGGCTCCAGCGACCGAACCGCTGAGGTCCTGGAGCAGATCAGCCGGGAGGTCCCGGAATTGGTGGCGGTGCTGCTGCGCAAGAACTACGGCCAGACCGCCGCTATGGCCGCCGGGTTTGATGTCGCCCAGGGCGAGGTGATCGTGAGCCTCGATGGCGACCTGCAGAACGATCCTGCCGACATCCCGATGCTGCTGGCCAAACTGCGGCAGGGCTATGACCTGGTGAGCGGCTGGCGCCATCAGCGCCAGGACGCTGCTCTGCAACGCAAACTCCCCTCCCGCATCGCCAACCGCCTGATCGGGCGCGTCACCGGCGTGAAGCTGCACGACTACGGCTGCTCCCTCAAGGCCTACCGGCGGGAGGTGCTTTCAGATATGCGCCTCTACGGCGAGCTGCATCGCTTCCTGCCGGCGCTGGCCTTCATCGAGGGGGCCCGGATCACCGAGGTGAAGGTGAATCACCGGGCCCGCCAATTCGGCAGCAGCAAATACGGCATCGACCGCACCTTCCGGGTGCTGATGGACCTGCTGACGGTGTGGTTCATGAAACGCTTCCTCACCCGTCCGATGTACGTCTTCGGGTTCGGGGGACTGATCGCCATGTTCGGCAGCCTTGTAGCCAGCACCTATCTCCTGGCGGTGAAGCTGATGGGTGGAGACATCGGCAACCGCCCCCTTCTCACCCTCGCGGTTGTGCTGGGGCTGGCGGGGATTCAGTTGTTCTGCTTCGGCCTGCTGGGGGAACTGCTGATCCGCACTTATCACGAAAGTCAGGGACGACCGATCTACCGCATCCGCGACACATTGCGCGGTGGCCGCACCGGCTGAGCCGAAGCGCGGCGGGGCGCTCCGCGGAACGGTTCCATCGCCTCAGCAGCAGCCTCCACCACCCGGGCGTCGCTGTCCCGCAGGGCGCGCTTGAGCAACGGCAAGACGCAACGGTGTCCCCACAGGGCTGCTTCCCGCACCGCTTCAAGCCGTTCCTCCGGCCCCGCTGCCATGCGCCCTCGCAGCCGCTGCTGCAATGCCAGACGCTCCTGTTCCGTTTGGGGAGCCGTCCAATTCGCCGGAGGATCCTCGCTGGCGCTGTCTGGAGGGGATGATTCGATCACCAGCTCGAGCTGCGCCCGATTCAGTTGGGCCACCGTGCTGGTGTCGGTGCTGCTGAGCATGGGTTTGACCGGCTTGCGGCGCAGCCACAGGACCACCGTCAGAAGAACGACAGCACCGGGGACGAGAACGTTCTGCATGCGGATTGAACTTTTATGTCGCCGTTGCGGCCTGAAAGAGACCGTCAGATCAGTGATCTCTACAGTAGCGGCGAAGCTTTTGGCCTCGACATGACTGGAGATTTCGCTGCTGCCTGGCTGCCTGCGATTTTCGTTCCCATTACCGGAATCGTCTTCCCTGCAGTGTTCATCGTCCTCGTCGGTCGAGTGATCACCGCCGCCGAGTGACCGCGAATTGCGGATCGTTTCCACCCCTCAGCATTCGACTTCAATGACCGTCACTCCCGTCTCTGACCCCTGCGTAGGCAATCTCGCCACCCCGGTGAACAGCGGCTATTTCATCAAGGGCCTGATCAACAACCTGCCCCTGTACCGCCCCGGCATCTCCCCCAACTTCCGCGGCCTGGAGACCGGTGCAGCCTTTGGCTATCTGCTGTACGGCCCCTTCACCATCTGCGGTCCCCTGCGGGCCACGGAGTATCAGCAGACCGCAGGCCTGCTGGCCGCCATCGGCGCGGTTCACATCCTCAGCCTGCTGTTCCTGCTGTACAACCAGCCCGGCAAGCAACCCAACATCCCCCCCGCGGACGCCACGGTTGAAAACCCACCGGCTGACCTGTTCACCCGCACCGGCTGGGCTGACTTCACCAGCGGCTTCTGGCTGGGCGGCTGCGGCGGTGCCGTGTTCGCCTGGTTCCTCTGCAACACAGTGCACGTTCAGGAGCTGTTCAAGATCGCTGCCGGGGTCTGGAGCGTCGGCTGATCTGCCCCTGGGGCCTCAGTCACTGATCTGACCAATCCCATCGCTGACCCTCTGCTGTTCCCTCTTGGTGCAGCTGAGGGTTTTCGACTGTCAAGATCCACCCATCTCTGAGTCGTCCCGGTGCGGTCGCTCTCCCAGCCGTTTCTGCGCCGACCGGTCTTCACCGTTGTCTGCAGCCTGCTGATCCTGCTGGCGGGCCTCGTGGCCCTCACCGGTCTTGGACTCGAGGACCTGCCGCAGTTGGCTCCGACCCGGGTCAGCGTTCGAGCCACCTTTGCTGCGGCGTCACCGGAAGTGGTGGAGCAGAGCGTCACGGCCGTCCTGGAACAGCAGCTCAATGGCCTGGAGGGGCTGGAGAGCATCAGCTCCAACAGTCGCCAGGGGGGCGCCAGCATCAGCCTGCGGTTCAGCGAAGGCGATCCCGAGCTGAATGCCATCAAGGTGCAGAACGAAGTGAACCTCGCCACCCGCCGCCTGCCTCAGGCGGTGAGCCGTCAGGGGCTGCGGGTGCGCCGGTCCTCGGATGACCTGCTGATGATCCTTGGCTTCAGCCATCCGCCCGACCAATACGTCTCCACCTTTCTGGCCGGCTGGCTGGATCAATCCCTGCGGGAGTCACTGCTCACCACCCCCGGCGTCGGCGATGTGCTGGTGTTTGGCAGCAGTGAGCTCTCCTTTCGCCTCTGGCTCGATCCAGATCGACTGGAACAGGCCAACCTCACCATTTCAGACGTCAGCCGAGCCCTGGCGGAGCAGAACGTTCTGGCCGCCATCGGCAGCCTGGGCGCCTCTCCAGCGCCGGATGGTCAGCTGATCAGCCTGCCCGTGGATGCCGAGGGACGGCTGCTGAGTCAGAAGGATTTCGAAAACCTGATCCTGCGCCGCCTCGACAACGGCGGCCTGCTGCGCCTCAAGGATGTGGGCCGCGTCGAGCTGGGACAGCGCAGCTACGGCAGCCAGGCCATGAATCTCGACGGGCAGCGCTCCGTGGCCGTGGGGCTCTACCAACGGGATGGAGCCAATGCCCTGGAGGTGAGCCGAGCTGTCAAGGCCGAGCTGAAGCGACTGGAACCCAGCTTCCCGCCCGGGATCGAGACCTCGATGATCGTGGACGTGGCTGACAACGTCCAGGCCAACCTCGACCGCACCATCGCCACCCTGCGGGATGCCGTGCTTCTGGTGCTGGTGGTGCTGGTGCTGTTCCTGGGACGCTGGCGCCTCGCCCTGATCCCTGGTCTTGCCGTGCCGGTGGCCCTGGTGGGAAGCCTGGTGCTGGTGAAACTGAGCGGCTCCAACCTCAACAGTCTGATTCTATTTGGGATGGTGATGGCCACGGGAATCGTGGTCGATGACGCGATCGTGGTGAGCGAGGACATCGCCGGTCGGATCGAACGGGGGGATGCCCCAAAAGCTGCGGCAGAAGACGCCATGGCCGAACTGGCCGGAGCGGTTGTGGCCACCTCCCTGGTGCTGGCTGCCGTGTTCGTGCCGGTGCTGCTGATCCCCGGCTCCGTGGGACGGCTGTATCAACCGATTGCCCTGGCCATCAGCGGCGCCATTCTGTTCTCCACCCTCAACGCCCTCTCCTTCACACCGATGGCCTGCGCCCGGGTGCTGGACTCCGGCGAAGGGCGACTGCCGGGTCCGCTGCGACGCCTGAGCAGCGGGCTGAGGCAAGGCATGAGCAACCTGCAGCGGCGCTACGCAAATTTGCTGGAGCGTTGGCTGCGGCGCGCCCCGCTGGTGCTGGGCCTGCTGCTGACGGGACTGCTCATCACCGGCGCTGGGCTGGCGGCGATGCCCACCGCCTTCATCCTCAACGAAGACCAGAGCCAGATCCGCGGCTATTTCACCCTGCCGGAGGGAGCAAGCCTGGAACGCACGGTGGCGGTGATGGACCGCATCCGTGCTGTGGTGGCTGAAGAGCCGTTGATCCGCACGGGCAACTTTTATGCCGGTCGATCCTTCGGCCAGAGCGGTGAGGACCGTGGGTCGTTCTATCTACGGCTCCAGCCACTGGAGGAACGGTCCGGTCGCGATCAGAGCAGTGATGCGGTGAAACGACGGCTGAACCGGGCCATCCGCAGCCGGATCGGCGACGCCCGTGTGGTGGTCACCACCCCAGCCACTGTGCGGGGCTTCAGCAGCGAATCCGGATTGAGGCTGGAACTGCTGGACCGCAGCGGCGGGCAACTCAGCCTGCAGGAGTTCGAAGCCGTGGCCCAGCGCTTCATCGACACCGCCCAAGCCAGCAACCGCTTTGAACGGGTGAGCACCCGCTTCGATGCCAGCTCCCCCCGCTGGCGCCTCAGTCTTGATCGGGATCTTCTTGCTGGCCTCGACCTCGATCTCAACACCACCCTGCGCGACATCGGCACGGCCATCGGCGGCCGCTACATCGACGACACCTACGAGGGGGGGCGCATCCGCAGCATCTATCTGCAGTTGGACGGAGAGCGTCGAGCCGGCCCGGAGGACCTCAGCGGCTTGATGGTGCGCAACCGCAGCGGAGAGCTGGTCTCTTTGGAGAACGTGGCCACCCTGACCCGAACGGAAGGGGCCAACAGCATTCGCCACTATGGCCTCAACCGGGCCATCACGGTCACGGCGGTGCCGGCCCCTGGGGTGAGCAGCGGTCAGGCGATTCAGCAACTCAAGGCCGCTGGCGATTCGGTGGGGGGCAACAACATCGGGCTGACCTTCACGGGCCTGGCCCTGGAAGAGCAAAAGGCAGCCCGCTCAACCTGGGTGCTGTTCAGCCTCGGGGTGGTGGTGGTGTATCTGCTGCTGGCGGCGCTCTACGAAAGCTTTGTGGATCCGCTGATCATTTTGCTCACGGTGCCCATTGCCCTGATGGGGGCGCTGATCGGGCTGAAATTGCGCGGTCTGCCCCTGGATGTCTACGGACAGATGGGACTGCTGGTGTTGGTGAGCCTGGCGGCCAAGAACGGCATCCTGATTGTCGAATTCGCGAACCAACGGCTCAACGCCGGCATGAACCTGCGTGAGGCGATCCTCGGCGCCGCCGTGAACCGAATGCGGCCGATCCTGCTCACAGCAGTCACCTCCCTGGCCGGCTTTCTACCGCTGCTGCTGGCCCAGGGCAGCGGTTCCGCCAGCCGGATCAGCATTGGCACGGTGGTGTTCAGCGGCCTGCTGGTCTCCTCTTGGCTGTCCTTGTTTGTGGTGCCGACGGTGTATTTGTTGCTGAAACGCTGGCGTCCGGCATGACCTCAACACCTCCTGCGGCTGCGGTCCGCCGTCGGTTGATCCTGCACGCCGGCACCCACAAGACCGCCTCAACGGACATCCAATCGAGGCTGCTGCGCAGCCGGGCGTTGCTGGAGCAACAG
This window contains:
- a CDS encoding AlpA family phage regulatory protein gives rise to the protein MNLNKKLLTLKEVSVLVSMSRSTIYRSMDAGDFPRPLKIGSRMVRWAVDDIDDYLKRLSCVA
- a CDS encoding serine hydrolase; amino-acid sequence: MAFYRPDSAMASHLESVLDRMDAAGRPGLRNSLSMTWVRYDDVSPQAGEGRGASWNQERWVYPASVVKLIYAVAVERWQQRDLIPDSDELKRAMRDMIAESSNDATGLVVDLLTGTTSGPELHGDRWELWQRQRRLVNDWLATLEWPELDGVNCCQKTWGDGPYGREKRFYGADNGNRNALSTASTARMLEAVMTGAVVSPPACRRLRDLLSRSLDPDQRRADPENQVDGFLGEGLPAASRLWSKAGWMSQARHDAAWWQLPDAPPTMVVAFGSGSDRAQDEQLLPDLARALGDFMPSEES
- a CDS encoding C40 family peptidase, with translation MATLSTLLAPDLMQPGTQWTLLSDVNGYGRPVGHSLTTQGRRGRSIRLLEWSSGRLLVQLLEDGYRCWMDLNDLIGRAEQRPDWMPTLLPAMEIQRRLPAVLAWSERAEQQPNHYLWGGTTEPNMDCSGLMQLAFASEGVWIPRDAYQQERFCQPVAVQVGQLQLLRPGDLIFFGSARRCSHVGLYLGDGFYRHSSGREHGRDGIGVDSLHAADPHPVASHYRAELRGAGRVMRCHDGTPLS
- a CDS encoding glycosyltransferase family 2 protein, translated to MSTPLDLSVVVPLYNEEESLPHLVEQLLQALRPSSERFELVLVNDGSSDRTAEVLEQISREVPELVAVLLRKNYGQTAAMAAGFDVAQGEVIVSLDGDLQNDPADIPMLLAKLRQGYDLVSGWRHQRQDAALQRKLPSRIANRLIGRVTGVKLHDYGCSLKAYRREVLSDMRLYGELHRFLPALAFIEGARITEVKVNHRARQFGSSKYGIDRTFRVLMDLLTVWFMKRFLTRPMYVFGFGGLIAMFGSLVASTYLLAVKLMGGDIGNRPLLTLAVVLGLAGIQLFCFGLLGELLIRTYHESQGRPIYRIRDTLRGGRTG
- a CDS encoding HEAT repeat domain-containing protein, which translates into the protein MQNVLVPGAVVLLTVVLWLRRKPVKPMLSSTDTSTVAQLNRAQLELVIESSPPDSASEDPPANWTAPQTEQERLALQQRLRGRMAAGPEERLEAVREAALWGHRCVLPLLKRALRDSDARVVEAAAEAMEPFRGAPRRASAQPVRPPRNVSRMR
- a CDS encoding photosystem I reaction center subunit VIII, which encodes MTGDFAAAWLPAIFVPITGIVFPAVFIVLVGRVITAAE
- a CDS encoding photosystem I reaction center protein subunit XI, giving the protein MTVTPVSDPCVGNLATPVNSGYFIKGLINNLPLYRPGISPNFRGLETGAAFGYLLYGPFTICGPLRATEYQQTAGLLAAIGAVHILSLLFLLYNQPGKQPNIPPADATVENPPADLFTRTGWADFTSGFWLGGCGGAVFAWFLCNTVHVQELFKIAAGVWSVG
- a CDS encoding efflux RND transporter permease subunit codes for the protein MRSLSQPFLRRPVFTVVCSLLILLAGLVALTGLGLEDLPQLAPTRVSVRATFAAASPEVVEQSVTAVLEQQLNGLEGLESISSNSRQGGASISLRFSEGDPELNAIKVQNEVNLATRRLPQAVSRQGLRVRRSSDDLLMILGFSHPPDQYVSTFLAGWLDQSLRESLLTTPGVGDVLVFGSSELSFRLWLDPDRLEQANLTISDVSRALAEQNVLAAIGSLGASPAPDGQLISLPVDAEGRLLSQKDFENLILRRLDNGGLLRLKDVGRVELGQRSYGSQAMNLDGQRSVAVGLYQRDGANALEVSRAVKAELKRLEPSFPPGIETSMIVDVADNVQANLDRTIATLRDAVLLVLVVLVLFLGRWRLALIPGLAVPVALVGSLVLVKLSGSNLNSLILFGMVMATGIVVDDAIVVSEDIAGRIERGDAPKAAAEDAMAELAGAVVATSLVLAAVFVPVLLIPGSVGRLYQPIALAISGAILFSTLNALSFTPMACARVLDSGEGRLPGPLRRLSSGLRQGMSNLQRRYANLLERWLRRAPLVLGLLLTGLLITGAGLAAMPTAFILNEDQSQIRGYFTLPEGASLERTVAVMDRIRAVVAEEPLIRTGNFYAGRSFGQSGEDRGSFYLRLQPLEERSGRDQSSDAVKRRLNRAIRSRIGDARVVVTTPATVRGFSSESGLRLELLDRSGGQLSLQEFEAVAQRFIDTAQASNRFERVSTRFDASSPRWRLSLDRDLLAGLDLDLNTTLRDIGTAIGGRYIDDTYEGGRIRSIYLQLDGERRAGPEDLSGLMVRNRSGELVSLENVATLTRTEGANSIRHYGLNRAITVTAVPAPGVSSGQAIQQLKAAGDSVGGNNIGLTFTGLALEEQKAARSTWVLFSLGVVVVYLLLAALYESFVDPLIILLTVPIALMGALIGLKLRGLPLDVYGQMGLLVLVSLAAKNGILIVEFANQRLNAGMNLREAILGAAVNRMRPILLTAVTSLAGFLPLLLAQGSGSASRISIGTVVFSGLLVSSWLSLFVVPTVYLLLKRWRPA